A stretch of Rhododendron vialii isolate Sample 1 chromosome 4a, ASM3025357v1 DNA encodes these proteins:
- the LOC131321927 gene encoding equilibrative nucleotide transporter 3-like isoform X4 translates to MGIQISLRESMLQCWFVGFSEMGAFSRGIRYHPSRVLSLVYQPFALGVLAILTYKEAKINTRRRNLFGYTLFFISSLLVLVLDLATSGKGGIGTYIGICFISGAFGVADAHVQGGMVGDLSYMLPEFIQPFLAGLAASGALTSGLRLITKAAFENSRDGLRKGAILFFAISAFFELLCVLLYAFVFPKLPIVKYYRSKAASEGSKTVSADLAAGGIYAEPVQEAEEDPKRLERLSTKELLFKNMDYALDMFLIYALTLSIFPGFLSEDTGSHRWGGWYVLVLLAMYDVWDLIGRYIPLVKCMKLESRKGLTIAILSRLLLVPAFYFTVKYGDQGWMIMLTSFLGLTNGYLTVCVLTSAPKGYKGPEQNALGNILVLFLLGGIFAGVTLDWLWLIGKGW, encoded by the exons ATGGGGATCCAAATAAGCTTAAG GGAAAGTATGCTGCAATGTTGGTTTGTTGGCTTCTCGGAAATGGGTGCCTTTTCTCGTGGAATA CGATACCACCCCTCGAGGGTCCTCTCTCTTGTATATCAACCGTTTGCACTTGGAGTGCTTGCAATCCTGACATACAAAGAGGCAAAAATCAATACTAGGCGAAGGAACCTATTTGGATATACCCTATTTTTCATAAGCTCTCTTTTGGTTCTTGTT TTGGATTTAGCTACATCTGGGAAAGGGGGAATTGGAACTTATATCGGAATATGTTTTATTAGCGGTGCTTTTGGAGTTGCGGATGCTCATGTTCAGGGTGGAATGGTTGGAGATCTCTCATACATGCTACCCGAGTTTATTCAA CCTTTCCTTGCTGGTTTGGCTGCATCCGGGGCTCTGACCTCTGGCCTGAGGTTGATTACAAAGGCAGCATTTGAGAATTCCAGGGATGGCCTGCGCAAGGGAGCTA TTTTATTCTTTGCTATCTCTGCATTCTTTGAACTGCTCTGCGTTCTTCTCTATGCATTTGTATTTCCAAAGCTTCCAATTGTAAAGTATTACCGCTCAAAGGCAGCATCAGAAGGATCCAAAACTGTTTCAGCTGACCTTGCTGCTGGTGGCATTTATGCAGAACCAGTACAAGAA GCTGAGGAAGACCCTAAACGACTCGAGCGACTAAGCACCAAGGAATTGTTGTTTAAAAACATGGATTATGCACTTGACATGTTTCTGATTTATGCTCTGACATTGTCGATTTTCCCTGGATTTTTATCTGAAGATACTGGATCACATAGATGGGGCGGATG GTATGTACTTGTTCTGTTAGCAATGTATGACGTGTGGGATCTTATCGGGAGATACATACCACTTGTAAAATGCATGAAGTTGGAATCGCGGAAAGGACTTACTATTGCAATTCTTTCTCGCCTCCTTCTTGTCCCGGCCTTCTATTTCACAGTCAAATATGGCGACCAGGGTTGGATGATAATGCTTACATCCTTCTTGGGGTTAACTAATGGTTACCTCACTGTCTGTGTCCTGACTTCTGCTCCAAAAGGTTACAAG GGACCGGAGCAAAATGCATTGGGAAATATACTTGTGCTGTTTCTTCTAGGGGGGATATTTGCAGGGGTGACACTTGACTGGTTGTGGCTCATAGGGAAAGGTTGGTGA
- the LOC131321927 gene encoding equilibrative nucleotide transporter 3-like isoform X3: MPLISENGDPNKLKGKYAAMLVCWLLGNGCLFSWNSMLKIEDYYATLFPRYHPSRVLSLVYQPFALGVLAILTYKEAKINTRRRNLFGYTLFFISSLLVLVLDLATSGKGGIGTYIGICFISGAFGVADAHVQGGMVGDLSYMLPEFIQPFLAGLAASGALTSGLRLITKAAFENSRDGLRKGAILFFAISAFFELLCVLLYAFVFPKLPIVKYYRSKAASEGSKTVSADLAAGGIYAEPVQEAEEDPKRLERLSTKELLFKNMDYALDMFLIYALTLSIFPGFLSEDTGSHRWGGWYVLVLLAMYDVWDLIGRYIPLVKCMKLESRKGLTIAILSRLLLVPAFYFTVKYGDQGWMIMLTSFLGLTNGYLTVCVLTSAPKGYKGPEQNALGNILVLFLLGGIFAGVTLDWLWLIGKGW; this comes from the exons ATGCCTCTCATAAGTGAAAATGGGGATCCAAATAAGCTTAAG GGAAAGTATGCTGCAATGTTGGTTTGTTGGCTTCTCGGAAATGGGTGCCTTTTCTCGTGGAATAGTATGCTTAAGATTGAAGATTACTATGCTACCTTATTCCCA CGATACCACCCCTCGAGGGTCCTCTCTCTTGTATATCAACCGTTTGCACTTGGAGTGCTTGCAATCCTGACATACAAAGAGGCAAAAATCAATACTAGGCGAAGGAACCTATTTGGATATACCCTATTTTTCATAAGCTCTCTTTTGGTTCTTGTT TTGGATTTAGCTACATCTGGGAAAGGGGGAATTGGAACTTATATCGGAATATGTTTTATTAGCGGTGCTTTTGGAGTTGCGGATGCTCATGTTCAGGGTGGAATGGTTGGAGATCTCTCATACATGCTACCCGAGTTTATTCAA CCTTTCCTTGCTGGTTTGGCTGCATCCGGGGCTCTGACCTCTGGCCTGAGGTTGATTACAAAGGCAGCATTTGAGAATTCCAGGGATGGCCTGCGCAAGGGAGCTA TTTTATTCTTTGCTATCTCTGCATTCTTTGAACTGCTCTGCGTTCTTCTCTATGCATTTGTATTTCCAAAGCTTCCAATTGTAAAGTATTACCGCTCAAAGGCAGCATCAGAAGGATCCAAAACTGTTTCAGCTGACCTTGCTGCTGGTGGCATTTATGCAGAACCAGTACAAGAA GCTGAGGAAGACCCTAAACGACTCGAGCGACTAAGCACCAAGGAATTGTTGTTTAAAAACATGGATTATGCACTTGACATGTTTCTGATTTATGCTCTGACATTGTCGATTTTCCCTGGATTTTTATCTGAAGATACTGGATCACATAGATGGGGCGGATG GTATGTACTTGTTCTGTTAGCAATGTATGACGTGTGGGATCTTATCGGGAGATACATACCACTTGTAAAATGCATGAAGTTGGAATCGCGGAAAGGACTTACTATTGCAATTCTTTCTCGCCTCCTTCTTGTCCCGGCCTTCTATTTCACAGTCAAATATGGCGACCAGGGTTGGATGATAATGCTTACATCCTTCTTGGGGTTAACTAATGGTTACCTCACTGTCTGTGTCCTGACTTCTGCTCCAAAAGGTTACAAG GGACCGGAGCAAAATGCATTGGGAAATATACTTGTGCTGTTTCTTCTAGGGGGGATATTTGCAGGGGTGACACTTGACTGGTTGTGGCTCATAGGGAAAGGTTGGTGA
- the LOC131321930 gene encoding uncharacterized GPI-anchored protein At4g28100-like, with product MQKLAISVLIFIFSLPLFDHSLADLLAEPAQPLNPGDYSAPTTTLPSTPIQTEPQTCRLDISDELFGGVSAACGRDLDRSRCCPVLAAWLFAAHARSALQLPASGPAADSAELPTMPDDSQKCVNSLQSSLLSRNIRIPQPNASCDAVLCFCGIRLHQITSLSCPAAFNVTAYRNATPTAAVRNLEDSCRNSSHAGCTKCLGALEKLKGESKAESKQSDQTSKMLSRDCQLMGLTWLLARNKTAYIPTVSAVLRAIMYSAHPLPQQEEPRCSPDHDNMPLAVDSLLFEKASTSSSPSLRLTTGAFRFPILSLVMLVGLILLSV from the exons ATGCAGAAATTAGCCATCTCTGTGTTAATTTTCATCTTCTCATTGCCACTCTTTGATCACTCACTCGCCGATTTGCTCGCCGAGCCGGCACAGCCGCTGAACCCGGGGGACTACTCGGCTCCGACCACCACACTCCCCTCGACTCCAATCCAAACGGAGCCGCAGACGTGCCGGCTCGACATCTCCGACGAGCTCTTCGGCGGCGTGAGCGCCGCCTGCGGCCGGGACCTCGACCGGAGCCGCTGCTGCCCTGTGCTGGCGGCATGGCTCTTCGCCGCCCACGCTCGCTCCGCCCTGCAGCTCCCGGCGTCGGGGCCGGCGGCGGATTCGGCCGAGCTGCCGACTATGCCGGACGACTCGCAGAAGTGTGTGAACTCGCTCCAGAGTTCGCTGCTGAGCCGGAACATACGGATTCCGCAGCCGAATGCCTCGTGCGACGCCGTTTTGTGCTTCTGCGGAATTCGGCTGCACCAGATCACGTCGTTGAGTTGTCCGGCTGCGTTCAATGTTACGGCGTATCGGAATGCGACACCGACGGCGGCCGTGAGGAATCTGGAGGATAGCTGCCGGAATTCGTCGCACGCGGGTTGTACAAAGTGTCTCGGAGCTCTAGAAAAG TTGAAGGGCGAGAGCAAAGCCGAAAGCAAACAAAGCGACCAAACAAGCAAGATGTTGAGCAGAGACTGCCAGCTGATGGGGCTAACGTGGCTGCTGGCGCGGAACAAGACGGCGTACATACCTACTGTCTCCGCAGTCCTGCGCGCCATCATGTACAGCGCGCACCCGCTGCCCCAGCAGGAGGAGCCCAGGTGCAGCCCCGATCACGATAACATGCCCCTCGCCGTCGATTCCCTGCTTTTCGAAAAGGCCTCTACATCGTCGTCTCCGTCTCTTCGACTGACGACGGGCGCTTTCCGGTTTCCGATTCTGTCCCTAGTCATGCTTGTTGGTCTGATATTGTTGTCTGTCTAA